One stretch of Sylvia atricapilla isolate bSylAtr1 chromosome 4, bSylAtr1.pri, whole genome shotgun sequence DNA includes these proteins:
- the ZAR1 gene encoding zygote arrest protein 1 translates to MAEEAMASYLYTAYHPYSYRYPPPKGKGGAAGGWRPRGSGYFSGYGETAAEYFDNYQRAQLKAILSQVNPNLTPRLRKANTKEVGVQVNPRQDASVQCSLGPRTLLRRRPGPAAPRAREAEQELGSPATTSTRAVRFPRTIAVYSPVASRRLTAFLEEPGPGPKQQDKAAAVQEEQRAAEAAAVRASWEKPPEGGAEPLGQRPAAPPEPAAEASQGEAAGAEPAAPQAEPPAEPQKRQSSAGKTRLRFQFLEQKYGYYHCKACNIRWESAYVWCVQGTNKVYFRQFCRTCQKSYNPYRVEDITCQSCKQTRCTCPVKMRHVDPKRPHRQDLCGRCKGKRLSCDSTFSFKYII, encoded by the exons ATGGCCGAGGAGGCGATGGCGAGCTACCTGTACACCGCCTACCACCCCTACTCCTACCGCTACCCACCGCCCAAGGGCAAAGGAGGGGCGGCGGGCGGCTGGCGGCCGCGGGGCAGCGGCTACTTCTCGGGGTACGGCGAGACCGCCGCCGAGTACTTCGACAACTACCAGCGGGCGCAGCTGAAGGCCATCCTCTCGCAGGTCAACCCCAACCTGACGCCGCGGCTCCGCAAGGCCAACACCAAGGAGGTGGGCGTGCAGGTGAACCCGCGGCAGGACGCCTCGGTGCAGTGCTCGCTCGGGCCCCGCACGCTgctccgccgccgccccggccccgccgcgccgcggGCCCGAGAGgcggagcaggagctgggcagccccGCCACCACCAGCACCCGAGCCGTGCGCTTCCCCCGCACCATCGCCGTCTACTCGCCCGTGGCGTCCCGCAGACTCACCGCCTTCCTGGAggagcccggcccgggcccgaagcagcaggacaaggcGGCGGCCGTCCAGGAGGAGCAGCGGGCGGCGGAGGCGGCTGCCGTGAGGGCGAGCTGGGAGAAGCCCCCTGAGGGTGGCGCCGAGCCGCTGGGGCAGCGCCCGGCCGCGCCCCCGGAGCCGGCCGCGGAGGCGAGCCAGGGGGAGGCGGCCGGGGCAGAGCCG gcagccccACAGGCAGAACCGCCGGCAGAGCCCCAGAAGCGGCAGTCGTCGGCCGGCAAGACCCGCCTGCGCTTCCAG TTCCTGGAGCAGAAGTACGGCTACTACCACTGCAAGGCCTGCAACATCCGCTGGGAAAGCGCCTACGTCTGGTGTGTCCAGGGCACCAACAAG GTTTATTTCCGTCAGTTTTGCCGGACCTGCCAGAAGTCCTACAACCCGTACCGCGTGGAGGACATCACCTGCCAG AGCTGCAAGCAGACGCGGTGCACCTGCCCCGTGAAGATGCGCCACGTGGATCCCAAGAGGCCCCACCGCCAGGACCTCTGTGGGAGATGCAAAGGGAAACGCCTCTCCTGCGATAGCACGTTCAGTTTCAAATACATCATCTGA